TTCAAGGTCATTGCCATTTGATGCACAAGGTTTGCAGTCGTTGGTAAAGCAGTGCCTTCTGCCATATTAATGACAACATTAAACTCGGGCTTATTATCCAATGGCAGCATTTTGACCCGTACATCTTTAGTCGGATAAAACAACAACATGCTTAAGAAAAACGCCACAACAATGCCGAATAAAAAGGCATAACCTTTCTTTTTGTCTTTGACTAACGGCACAATAATGCCACGGAAGAACCGTTCCATCCGCGCCGCTTGTTTATGCTCTTTTTGCGCAGCGACTTGTAGGCTTTTTAGGCTAGGTTTGAGTTTATTGGTTAACCAAGGTGTAAAGGCAAATGCGGCAAATAGCGAAATGACCATTGCCACCGAACCCAATACTGGAATCGGTAACATATAAGGGCCCATCATTCCGCTGACAAAGCCCATCGGTAATAAAGCCGCAATGACCGTGGCGGTGGCTAAAATAGTTGGGTTGCCAACTTCACGCACTGCATCGACTGCGGTTGGGATGTCTAAATCTTCTTTCAATAACCAACGACGATAAATATTTTCCACCACGACAATGGCATCATCTACCAAAATCCCAATTGAGAAAATTAGCGCAAATAAACTAACGCGGTCTATCGTCATACCCAAAATCCACGCGGAAAATACCGTAGTGGTAATCACGGCCGGAATGACGATTAATACAACCCAAGACGCACGCCAACCTAAGAAGAACCAAACTAATAAAGTAACCACGCCGGTTGCCACGAATAACTTAAAGATTAATTCGTCAACTTTAGCTTTTGCAGTTTCGCCGTAGTTACGAGTAACTGATACGTTCACATTATCAGGAATCACACGCCCTTTTAAGGTATCCAATTTGTTTAAAATCGCATTAGCAACGTCTACACCATTTGTGCCGTGTTTTTTGGCTAAAGCAATGGTAACCGCAGGCGCATTATCGGCGGTGTCTTTATAGAAATTGGTTTTACCCGTGTAATAACCCACCGAACGATTAGCTTCGCTAGGCCCTTCCGTAACAGTTGCTACATCGCGTACATACACTGGACGCCCTTCCACCACCGCTAACATTAAATTATTAACGTCTTGTGCCGAGGTTAAGAAACTGCCGCTATATACCTTAAAGGTTTTATCATTAGGTTCAACTGTACCCGTATTACGCTCGGTATTTGCCATACGAATGGTATTCGCCACTTGTTCTAGCGAGACACCAAAAGTCGCCAAGCGCTCGGGTAAGATTTCGACGCGTAGCTCTTCATGTCGCCCATCCACAATAAAGCTTTGGCTGGTATTCACCACCTCGCGCAGACTTTGTAAGACATCTAATGCCACTAAGCGCAAATTGGCATCATCTACCGAATTCGACCATAAAGTTAGGGTCACCAAAGGCACATCATCCGCACCTTTCGGTTTAACTAAAGGCGACATAGCCCCCATCGGAATACGGTCTTTATTCGATTCCAACTTATCGTAGAGCTTAACGAGGGATGATTCTAACTCTTGCCCCACATCAAACTGCACGGTGACCATTGCTTGTTCGCGTTCTGAATAAGAATAGACATGCTTAACGCCAGTCATCTCATACATAATACTTTCAAGTGGTCGAGAAATCAGATTTTCAACTTCTTGGGCTGATGCGCCCGGATAACGAACAAAAATATCCACCATCGGGACGGAAATTTGTGGGTCTTCTTGGCGCGGGGTAATCCACATCCCCAAAATGCCAACTGCGAAAAAAGCTAACAACAATAATAAGGAAAGGGGCGATGTAATAAAGGCTTTAGCCATCGACCCCGCCATGCCCGGTTTGTGCTGCACCAGGCTGGGAGTAGTTTCAGAGTGCGTATCGTTCATGCGTCATTACCAGCAAGTACAGTGAGAACATTAATTTTTAGGCGGCATCCAACCAGATGATACGCCCGCAGGTGGATGATTAATAATGGATTCGCCCGCATTTAAGCCGGAAACAATTTCCACTTTATCATCGCCTTGATTATTCCCCAGTCTGACTAAACGCAGCTCAGAGCTATTATTTTTCACCACTAATACGCTAGGCAAACTACGCCCGGTTAATAAGGCACTTTTTGGAATCACAACAACTTTAGAATCTTCGCCTTTACGCTCTGGCAAATACACTTCCGCATACATACCCGGTGCAGCCACGATATCCACTGGCAAATCAAATTTGACGGTTACGGTATGACGGTTCGGATCAGCCACTGGGTAAATTTGCGATACCTTCGCCATTGTGGATAAGTTGCCGTCAATTTTAACGGGCACAACCATATCCTGCGTTAAGTTACCAACTAAGCCCGAAGGTACATCCGCTTGCAAGCGCTTGTATTTGGTATAGCCGTATTTAATTAAGGGTTGCCCCGGCTGTACCGTATCCCCCACCTCGACCATTTTTTGTAGAATAATTCCTTCAAACGGTGCGACCGACTTAGCATTGGCTAACGCAGCATCAATTTCTTGTAGTTGTGAAACTGCTTGTTGTACGCCACTTTGTGCTTGTTGTACGCCGGTGGCGCTGGTCATTAAATCACTATAACGCCCCATATCGCTGTTATAGTTACCCATCATATTGTCAGCAAATGGACGCACTGCCATCATGTCAAACATAGCGGGTAAGCCAAAGCCCGGCATTGCGCCAATATCTTTGCTACGTGGTGATACTAGTTCACGGGTATATTGTGTTTGTGAATTCTGCAAAGCTGCTTCCGCTGTTCTAATCTGCGCGAATACGGCATTACGTTTAGCTAATAATTGTGATTCATCTATTTGCGTGAGAATTTCGCCTTGCTTAAAGGCCGAACCAACTTCACCTGCCACAAATTTTACTGCTCCGGGAATTTGCGCGGCAAGTGTAACTTCCTTATAAGGGATGACAGTACTACCTAATACAGATTGGGATTGAGAACCCGATAACTCAACGGGAATTATTTCGGCAGCAGACAGGACTGGCAAACTACAGACGCCAACTATCCCCAGCAACCAATGTGCAGGTGTTTTAAAATTCATGCGATCACATTCCTCAAAGCGGCTTTCTGGAAGGTTTTCGGGTCGGTGTAGGCTCTCCATCCCTACAAGCCCGCATGGCAACCGCCCTCCTCCTTAAAATTCACTTGGAACTATATCGTTTAAACTTTATAAATTCTAGTAAACCAGCACAAATATTAGAATTATCTTATATATACTGGAAAAATACGCCTAATTTCCCCAAAGACTTCATGTTCTAAATTAATCGCAATCGCTTGGGGTAGTTCCGTACTACTGGGTTCGGCGTTCCAATCATCCGAACCTGCTTGTTTAAACTCGATTTTAAGTGCCTTAACTTCTGTCATTAAGGCTTCAGTGACAGGTTTATCTAGACTGGGATGGTCCACCAAACTCCAGCTACTGCGGATTAAGGCTTTACCGTCTAACTTATACAAAACACGCTGTAAGCTACTGCGCATTTGCCCGGTTTTACGCAATTCCCAACCTAAATCGGGATTGCCCCCCTTAGTAAATTCAATTAAAGCATTATCAGCTTGAGTAATAGCAGCTTGTTGTGCAAAACCATCATTAACAGGGCGTGGCATAATTTGGCGTAAATCACGCTCCATATACATAAAAGCGCGTTGGAGATTTTGTAAAGCTGCTTGCTGCTCTTTCATATTACGGTCAGATTCAATCAATAACTGTACCGATTGAAACGTTACTCCAATTAAAATCGCCAAAATAGCCAGTGCAATCAACAGCTCAACCAGTGAAAAACCTGTTTGCTGTTTCAACTTCATAGTTGTGGCTTGCTTAAATAAGCCGTTTGCACAGCAATCGCCTGTTGCTTATTCACTGTATCGTAAACCACGACCTCTAACTTACGTATATCTTTATTGCTATTACTGACCGTTTGCACCCAAGACCATTTCACATTACCCATTATGCTTTCGCCTTTAGTCGTGCCTGTATCCGGCCAAGCGGTTTTTAATTGCACCTCAACTACCTGATTCGCCGCCACCCAACGCGCATACATAGCATTTTGCGCTTGCTGATAACTGGTTACATTGCCAATGCCCGTTTCCGCGCTCATTGCAATTACCATCGCTAATAATACCAAAGCAATCAGAATTTCAACTAAATTAAAACCTTGTTGTTTATGAGACTGCATAATCAGCATTAGCGAATCTGTTCCGTTACTAATTGACCCACTGCATTATATTCAAGCTGCATAACGCGCTGTTTATCTTCTTGTAATTCCCATTTAAACGGTTTCATTTCGCCAGTGGGTAAAATAAAAATTTGGGGTTTCACTTTGCCGCTTTTGGGTAAGCTGACAGCCGCGCCGTCAATATAAAGCGTTGGCTTAAACATACCACGATATTGATACGCGCCCAACAGGGCGTCATCTGCCAGTGCTTGCCAATTATTGGTTTTACTCAGATCGGTTAAGCTAAAAAATTGGTAGCCTTTTTCATCAAAACCCAAGGCCAAAGCCTGCGAACGAATCGCACTTTCGTCTTGAGCTAATTTTACTTTATGGTGCAATTGTTCAACTTCTTGCTGTAGCGGATCAAAAAAACTCGGTGCGAGCAAAGAACCCACCATTGAATACAAAATGCTGATTACCAAAATGACAATCAGCAATTCGACTAAGGAAAAACCGGCAGATTGCTGTCTAAAACTAGAGCGACCAGCTACCAATATCATCCGCTGTGCCTTCTTTGCCATCCGCGCCAATGCTGTAGACCTCAAATGGCTTACCGTGTGTACCCGGATTCAAATAACGGTAATCATTGCCCCACGGATCTTTGGGAATCTCCACCATATACTGTTTCCAACGTACTGAGGCATTACCCGGTTTAACCGATAATGCATTTAATGCACCAGAGGGTGGCAAACCACCATTATCCGAACGATATTGCTCAAGACCCATCATAAGTTTACCAATTTCTTGACTGGCTTTTTGTCCGCGTGCTTTATCCACGGTATCCATATTACTAAAGACCAAGCCCATTAATACGCCAATCACCACGATTACGATCATGAGTTCGGTTAATGAAAAACCTTGCTGGCTCACACGACGCGCCTTAAGCACGGAACTAGACATACACTTCATCCTTTTTTGCCTATTTTTGCTTATAGATTCTGGCATACTGCCAGCCAAATTGCCTACTTACAGCCTGTTAACGTTCTATGTCAAACACGCTTTTGCGCCAACGTGGGTTATTAGGGATTAGCCTAAGCTTAATGTTGATCCTTTTACAAACGTGGCAACCCGAATTATATTTTCAACGGCAACTGATCCAAAGCGGCGAAATCTGGCGGCTCTGGACGGGTAACCTCATACATACCAACGTCTGGCACGTTGCCCTCAACATTGGCGGTTGGGGCTTACTCTTATTGTTAGCACCCAATAGCTTAACCACCCGTTACTTAATGCTGAGCATTGCTGTATTAATGAGTGTGGTTGGTTTAGGTTTATATAGCTGTAATCCCAACTTACTTTGGTATGCCGGATTTTCAGGCGTGCTTTACGGTCTATTTACGCTGGCTGGTATCTACTGGCTATTAGAACGTGATTACGTGCTTGGGCTAATGTTATTATTGTTTAGCGGCGGCAAAGCCTTTAGCGATTTAGCTTTAGGTGGCGATAGCTTATCCAGCCAATTGATTGCTGCCCCGGTTATTTACGCCGCACACATTTACGGCATTATTGGCGCTGTCGGCTTAGCCTTACCCCAAATAAAACGCAGTTTGCCACATGCTAAGCCTAAACCCACTTAAACAACGGCTTGCTTATTGGTTACAGCCAGAGTGTGCCTTTTGTACTGCACCGCGCTTATTTGATAACCCCCTTTGCCAACCCTGTTTTAATGCCCTACCTTGGTGTGAGCAGGCCACTTTACTCAAACAGCAATGGCCGGTTTATAGCGCTTTTTATTATCAATTACCGCTGCGACGGAGTTTCATTAATCTCAAATTCGCCAAACAATTAGCGAATGTCGGCACATTATCCCCCTTAATGATGCACGGTTTACTCACACAAATACCAGCATTACCGCAAGCTATTCTACCTGTACCCTTGCACACGAAACGCCTACAACAACGCGGTTTTAATCAAGCATTAGAACTGGTTAAACCTATGGCAAGCGCTTTAAACATTCCTTTACTCAAAACTGCGGTGATTCGCCAAAAGTATACACAAGCACAATCAGCCTTAGATTACGCGCAACGCCAAGCCAATATTGCCGAAGCTTTCGCCTTAGCTCAACACTTGCCTTATCAACATATTGCGATTTTTGATGATGTGATTACGACGGGCGCGACGGTTGCTGCCTTAGCTGAATTATTAACACAGAGTGGGGTTAAACAAGTGGAGATTTGGTCGTTTGCGCGGACACAGCCGCAAATAATTGAGCGTAAGCCTGCGCCTGTTGGGTAATATTCGCTGCATTAAATAAGTCTGTAATGACCGCCAACATATCCGCACCCGCCTTAATTAAACTGGGCGCAGTGGCTAAACTAATGCCACCAATCGCACACAGCGGAATGTTTAAATGCTGTTTAGCTTGTGCTAATACACTTAGCTCAGCGCGTTGTGCCAGCGGTTTGGTATTGGAAGCAAAAAAACTCCCAAATGCCACATAATCCGCACCTTGCATTTGGCTGTCTAAAGCAAGCGCTAATTGGTTATAACACGACGTGCCAATAATAAAACGCGCCCCCAGATAATCACGAGCCGCACGTAAATCCACATCTTCCCGCCCAACATGCACGCCCTGCGCCTGTACCTGTTTAGCCAATTTTATATCGTCATTTACAATAAATAAGGCGTTATAGTGCTGGCATAAATCTCGCAGCATTTGCGCATCGCTTAAGCGTTGCGGCGCATTATTTGATTTATCGCGGTACTGCACTAACGCAGCACCGCCTTGTAAGGCTTGTTCGACTTTATGCCCTAACACCGAGCCATGTGAACCATCGGTAATAGCATATAAGCCGTTTAACATGCGTTCGCCCAATACAAACGATTGGGTAACCATTGACAATGCCCGACTTTACGCCCCGCTTGCAAGCTACCCCAAGTGTAAGCTTGTGCTGTGCCAACCGCCGTTGCAATATCCTGACCTTTGGCTATATTTGCCGCACATGTCGCCGCTAACGTACAGCCAGAACCGTGATACGTTTCGGGTAAGCGTTCCCATGACCATGTACGCAAACGTTTACCGTCGCCATATAAGACATTCTCGACTTTTTGCGTATCGCCATGCGTTCCTGTCACTAATACATAAGCCGCACCTTGCGCTAATAAACACAAAGCTTGCTCGTCTGTATCCACACATTTGGGAGCTAAACGCTGTAACTCAGGTAGATTCGGCGTGACTAAGGTGGTTAATGGCAATAAATGTTCACAGATCGCGTTAATTAAATCCGTATTAGATAACGCTGCACCGCCACCGGCAGCTAAAATCGGATCAAGAATCACCGGCACATTCGGAAATTGCTGAATAATATGTTCAACCGCTAACACAACATCAACCGACCCCAGTAGACCCACTTTAATAGCAGCAATCGGGATATCGCTTTGCAAAGCTTCGGCCTGTTGTAATAACAAGTAATCCGCAATTGGCATAACGCGTTTTACATTACAGGTATCTTGTACAGTTAAACAGGTAATAATTGAAGTTGGATGACAGCCTTGGCTAACAATGGCTTCAATATCCGCTTGAATACCCGCACCACCAACGGGATCATGTCCCGACAGTGTTAGAATAACAGGAGGTATAGAGGGTGTTTCATCCATTGTTAGCAACAAACCTCCCCCAAGCGTTTAGTGACGATGACGACACCATCATCCATTTGACCTTTGTGTTTCTCAAAGCCCATACGCTGCATGAGTTTTAACATTCCGGTATTATGTGCCAATACTTCACCTTCAATAGTACGTAAGCCTTTCGCACGCGCTGTATCAATTAAGGTTTGCATCATCACACCGCCTAAGCCTTTATTCTGGAAGGCATCAGCAATCACCAGCGCGAACTCACAACTGGTTTTATCGGGGTTTATCGCAAACCGCGCCACGCCCATTTCAACCTCTTTGCCCTCAATTTTGGTTAAGGCCAAAAACGCGATTTCACGATCATAATCAATTTGTGTAAGACGCACCAACATATCAGGCGTTAATTCCCGTAATGCCTGCATGAAACGCATATAACGCGATTCTTTCGATAGATTGCGCACAAACTCTTGTTCCATTTCCGCATCTTCAGGGCGGATAGGGCGAATTACGATATCTGTACCATCATGCAATTGTAATTTCTTCACCAAATCATTCGGATAAGGGTGAATTGCCATATGATCATAACGGCGGGCAGTCACCGGTGGATAGTTAATGGTGAAACGTGCATCAACCGCAATCACCCCATTCTGATCAGCCACTAATGGATTAATATCCATTTCCACGATTTCGGGTAATTCACACACCATTTCAGAGACACGCTGCATGACTTTCCATAATGCCTCGAAATTAATTTTCGGCATATTGCGGAATTCACCTAATAAACGCGCTACTCGAGTACGGCAAATGGTTTTCTTAATCATGTAATCATTGAGGGGGGGTAATGCCACCGCATGATCTCGATGAATTTCAACGGCTGTGCCGCCCATACCAAAGCTAATGACAGGACCAAATACTGGATCACGGACGACACCAATCATTAATTCACGGGCTGAATTACTTTGATGCATACGTTCAATTGTTACACCGTCAATCCGTGCTTCTGGCACACTGCGACGGGTTGATTCAATCAGCTCTTGATAAACACTGCGCACCGAATGCGCGTTGGCAATGTTTAAACGAACGCCGTTTACATCGGATTTATGCAGCACATCCGGTGAGCTAATTTTCATTACCACGGGAAAACCCAAGGATTCAGCAGCCACTAAGGCTTCGGCTGGACTACGGGTTAAAATGGTGGGCACAGCGGGAATACGAAACGCGGATAAAATCGCGCGCGATTCGGTGGTGGATAAGGCTCGACGCCCTTCAGCTAAAACGCTTTCAATAATTAAGCGGGCGCCCTGAATATCTGGCTCACGTTCTTGCTCAGGCACAGAAGGTGGTACTTGTAATAACATTTTTTGGTTATTACGGTAGCTGGTTAAATAGGAAAAAGCTTCAACAGCGGCTTCTGGTGTCCGGAAATGCGGAATATGATAACCCGATAAGACTTGACGACCCGCGCTAACTTGTTCGTCACCCATCCAACAGGCTAATACCGGCTTGCAATTTTTAGATTTTTTGCCATCTTTACATAACTTACCGACTGCTTCGGCTACTGCTACGGGGTCAGTCATTGCTTGTGGCGTAAGCATAACTAAAATACCGTCAACATCCTCATCCTGCATGCAAATGGTTAGGGCAGAGGCATAACGTTCTGGGCTAGCATCGCCTAAAATATCCACCGGATTACCGTGTGACCACGTAAACGGCAAAATTTTGTTTAATTCAGCTAAGGATTTAGCGCCTAAGGTTGCCATACGCAAACCTGTTTCGCTGACTTTATCCGTTGCCATTACACCAGGGCCACCGCCATTCGTCATAATCAACAAGCGGTTTTGTTGTACCCGTAAGCCTGATGATAAGATTTGTGCAGCGGAAAACAGTTGATTGATATTATCAACCCGTACCACGCCTGCCCGTTCTAAGGCGGCATTAAAGGCTTCATTACTGCCGACAATTGCACCTGTATGTGTGCTAGCTGCTTTAGAGGCTTCTTCAGAACGCCCTGCTTTTAACACCACAACTGGTTTCATACGTGAAGCGGTACGTAAGCCACTCATAAAGCTACGTGCATCATCCACGCTTTCGATATACAACAAAATACTATCGGTTTTGGGATCAAGTGCTAAAAAATCTAACACATCGCCAAAATCAACATCTGCGGTATCGCCTAAGGTCACTACACTCGAAAACCCAATTTGTCGCGCCGCTGCCCAATCTAAAATAGCGGTACACATACCGCCAGATTGCGAAACTAAAGCTAAATTGCCGGGCTTAGCAGTGCTACGGCTGTACGTGGCATTTAAACCTGCCGCAGGACGCATCACTCCCATGCAATTCGGCCCAATAATATGCACGCCATATTGCTGGGCAATTTCGACCATATCTTTTTGTAAGCGCTGCCCTTTAATTCCAGCTTCACTGAAACCCGATGAGATAATAATCGCACCCTTTACATTATGCTCGCCGCATTGTTGAATGATACTGGGGACGGTATTAGCGGGCGTGGCAATCACGGCTAATTCGACTGGCTTATCTAAGGCGGTTAAGTTAGGGAAACATTCAAGCTCTTGTACTTTGGCATGTTTCGGATTAATGGGATATAAAGAACCTTTAAAGCCCGCATCTAACAAATTTTTAAAAACTAGTGTGCCTACACTATCGGGGCTTTCACTCGCACCGAATACAGCAATACTTTTGGGAGAAAACAATTGATTTAAATAATGGTGACCCATGGCCAATAAAACCTCTACAATTGGCAGGAGGAGCACAACAAACTCGAAATAGGCAAACTGGGTTTGTTGCAATGCAACATATTCTACTCTCTTTTATTGAAAATGCTATGACAGTTGCAGTAATTACACATTCACATTGTACTTTACATGACAATGGAACTCCGCATCACCCGGAATCCGCTGATCGGCTTGGTGCAATTAATAACCGCATGATTATGTCTGGTGTGGACTGGATCGCGCGTCACTATGACTCACACTGCGCAGAACGTGAGCACTTGACTCGCGTACATGATGAAGATTATATCGACCGTGTATACGCCACTAGCCCTACTGAAGGCTTTGCCTTGTTAGATGGTGATACCGGCATGAATCCGCATTCCTTAGATGCAGCATTACACGGCGCGGGGGCTGTCATTATGGCGGTCGACCTAGTAATGGCTGGTACACATAAGCATGCGTTCTGTGCTATTCGTCCACCCGGTCATCATGCAGGGCGTAATGTAGCAGCGGGTTTCTGTATTTTTAACAATGTAGCAGTAGGCGCAGCCCATGCTATGGAAGTATATGGCATTGAGCGGATTGCCATTATTGACTTTGATGTACATCACGGCGATGGTACTGAAGCTATTTTTAAAAACGAACCGCGCGTCATGTTCTTCTCATCATTCCAGCATCCGTTTTATCCCTTCTCAGGCGCGGACACCAACCTACCCAATATTAAAAACTTGCCAATGCCTTCGGGTACGGGCGGCGCGGCGTGGCGCGAAGCGATTGAAGCCCAATGGTTACCAGCGATGCGGGAATTTAAACCCGAATTAGTCATGATTTCCGCAGGTTTTGATTCGCACGCCGAAGATGATATGGGCGGCTTTAACTTGTTAGAACGCGACTATGTGTGGATTACCCGTGAACTCTGCCAAATTGCTAAAGAATTTGCAGATGGGCGCGTGGTGTCCTGTTTAGAAGGTGGCTACGAATTATCACCACTAGCACGTAGTGCCACTATGCACATTAAGGAACTGGCGGAATTCCACTAAATTTTAATTATACCCAATACAAGCGGTGAATCCTTGCCGCTTGTCCACTATTGACTGCTACAGCAAGCACTTACCGTAGAATAATAGCCTTATGTTTATGCTATTTGAGTGCTATACCATGCGTCTGATCACGCTGTTTTTAACCCTAAGCTTAAGTTTATGTTCCACGCTTGCATCGGCTGAAGTTTATCGTTGGATAAATGCGGATGGCAATGTGGTATACGGAGATGATCCACCGAAAAAAAGCGGTGCAACCCGAGTTGAACTACCGACCCTAACCGTTGCGGACAGCTATAAAGCCGCGCCAGTCAAAAGTACGACTAAAGCAGAAGCCAGCGAAACAGAATATACCAGCTTTAAAATTGCAACCCCTGCCACTGGCGATACCTTAAGAGCCAATGATGGCGCGGTGGGTGTCAGTGTCGAATTACAACCCGCTTTAAAACCGGGTGATGCGATTACGCTGTATTTAGATGGTAAACAAGTTGGGACAGGAGAAACCACCAGCTTTAGTTTGACTGATATACCACGGGGCGAACATACCGTCTTTGCCTTGGTAAGTAATAAACAGGGCGAAGTGGTTAAAAATACGGAAGGCGTCAAATTTAACGTCTTACGTGCCTCGGTTTTATAAATTTCCCTAGCCAAATTCAGTGTGCTAGCCGAATATTTTTAAGCAGCTTATAGTAGGCTTGAGTTTATTAGAGATAGCGGCTTATGTTTGGCACATATAAAAAAGCAGTAATGCCCCGCCCTGAACAAGCATTACAAGGGCGGGCAAGCAAAATGCCGGTTACTAATCGACATTTTGTTAATGGGCATCCCCTACAAGCACCTTTTCCCGAACATTTAGCATTGGCAATGTTTGGTATGGGTTGTTTTTGGGGCGCTGAAAAACGCTTTTGGCAGCTACCCGGCGTCTATAGCACCGCCGTTGGTTATGCAGCAGGTTATACACCTAACCCAAGCTATCAAGAAGTTTGCACGGGACAAACCGGGCATAATGAAGTGGTATTAGTGGTATATGACCCGGCGCAAATCAGTTATGAGCAGCTATTAAAGGTCTTTTGGGAAAGCCATAACCCGACACAAGGCATGCGCCAAGGCAATGATATCGGTACGCAATACCGCTCTGGTATTTATACCTATACGCCCGCCCAACAAGTGGCAGCCGAGCAAAGCTTAGCAAACTATCAACAGGCGCTTAAACAAGCGGGTTATCCGGCAGTTACCACAGAAATCCTGCCAGCCCCTGAATTTTATTATGCAGAAGACTACCACCAACAATATTTGGCAAAAAATCCAGATGGTTACTGCGGCTTAGGCGGAACGGGCGTAAAATGCGGCTAATGTTCGGTTAATAATGTTGATTGGAATGGATGCAAACTTAGTTCAACTTGATCGCCAATATATTTGGCATCCTTATACGCAAGCACAAACCGCCCCCGATCCCATACCAATTAGTCATGCCAAAGGTAGTTATTTATACATGCAGGATGGCAAGGCATTATTAGATTTAATCTCATCGTGGTGGGTTAATACCTTAGGGCATGCACACCCAGTCATTGCACAAGCGATTGCCCAACAAGCCCAAACCTTAGAACAAGTAATTTTTGCAGGTTTTACACATCCACCCGCAGTAAAGTTAGCCCAAGCCTTAGCAGAGATTTTGCCAAGCGGTTTAACGCGTACGTTCTATTCCGATAACGGTTCAACCGCCATTGAGGTGGCATTTAAGATGGCATTGCAATATTGGCAAAATCTGAATCAGCCGCAACGTAAGCGTTTTATTGCCTTTGAAGGCGCTTATCACGGCGATACCGTGGGCGCTATGTCAGCGGGTATTAGTTCGGGCTTTTTCGATGCGTATCAAAGCTTGCTGTTTAGCGTGGAATTATTGCCATTTCCAGCAACGTGGCAAGACGATCACGATGTTGCGCTAAAAGAGGCGGCAAGCTTAGCTGCGTTAGAAAAATTGCTGACGCAATACCCCGATGAAATTGCCGGGCTGATTATTGAACCCTTAGTACAAGGCGCGGGCGGTATGCGTATGTGTCGCCCTGAATTTTTACAAGCCTTAGCCACCCGCTTAAAACAAGCGAATATTTTATTAATTTTTGATGAAGTCATGACGGGGTTTGGGCGCACAGGGCAATTATTTGCGTCTTATACAGCCAAGGTCATACCGGATATTATTTGCTTATCCAAAGGTTTAACGGGCGGCT
This DNA window, taken from Candidatus Thiocaldithrix dubininis, encodes the following:
- the bioA gene encoding adenosylmethionine--8-amino-7-oxononanoate transaminase → MDANLVQLDRQYIWHPYTQAQTAPDPIPISHAKGSYLYMQDGKALLDLISSWWVNTLGHAHPVIAQAIAQQAQTLEQVIFAGFTHPPAVKLAQALAEILPSGLTRTFYSDNGSTAIEVAFKMALQYWQNLNQPQRKRFIAFEGAYHGDTVGAMSAGISSGFFDAYQSLLFSVELLPFPATWQDDHDVALKEAASLAALEKLLTQYPDEIAGLIIEPLVQGAGGMRMCRPEFLQALATRLKQANILLIFDEVMTGFGRTGQLFASYTAKVIPDIICLSKGLTGGFLPLSVTVCHEFIYQAFLDTRFEKSLVHGHSFTANPLGCSAALAALQVFKDEQIPQKLSLIESWHRQGLALLRDHPAVNHIRQRGTIAAFDLKVTDAGYTSTIATQLKAYFHEHGLLLRPLGNVVYLLPPYCISEADLIRAYHIIRHALDTVYHA